CGAACGCGGCATCGGTATCGGCAGCGGCCGTGCCCCTGGCGGGCTTCGCGTCGGCGGACCTGGAGCCGGCGGACGCCGCGCCGGCCGTCGTCGTGCCGGCCGACGTCGCAGCGAAGGTCGCCCCGGTCGCCGCAGCGGCGAACGCCGTGAACGCCGCCGGGCGCGCGGCCGCCGCGGGACGTGCAGCCCTCGCTTCCGCGGCGGCCGGCGCCGGCGTCGCCGCAGTCGCCCGCAGGTTGGTGTCCAGCGTGAAGTCGGCCTGCGGCGATGCAGGGCAGCACAGTCGCGTGACGAGCCTGCGCAACGCGGACCCGAGCGGCAGCGCGCCGAGGTAGTAGCCGAGCATCGGCATCGTCACCGCGAACTTCCGCGAGGCGAAGTTGCACACCGACAGCACGCGCAGGTCGGACGAGCGCACCGTGAGGGTCGCCAGCGGCACGCAGTCGTCCGCGCAGCCCTCGGCCAGCGGGGGCAGCAGTGCCGAGCAGATGCACTCGCGGAACAGGTCCACCGCGATCCGCAGCAGCAGGACGAGCGCCCGGGCCGCCCTCTCCCCGGCGGCGTCGTCCGTCCGCGCGGGAATCACGACGTCGTTGAGCCGCTGGCCCAGCGTGCAGTCGTGGATGTTCGACGTGGCCAGGACGTCCTTCAGGTCCGACCTGAGCTGGTAGGCGTACTCGATCAGGCTCGCGGTCGACGTGTCGGACGGTGCGTGCGTCAGGCTCGAGGTGAGCATCGTCGTGCACTGACGGATCTTCTCGACGAGCCTGCCGGGTGCGGCAGCCTCCTCGCGCGCCCTGACCGGGTTGGCCTTGGTCACGGTGAAGCGGAAGCCCTCGATGACCACGGTGGGCTCGCATCCCGCCGCCATCCTGGTCGTCGGCCCGGATGTCATGGTCGACGTCGTCGCGCTCGAGGTTCCGGCGCACCCGCAGCTCGACGTCGTCGTGCGCGTCGCCGAACCCGTGCCGGCGGGTGCGGACGATCCGCCGCAGCCACAGCTCGATCCGGCCCGGGAGCCGCCCGACCCGCCGCACCCGCACGAGCCCGTCGCCGTGGGGATCGTGCGCACGGGCTTGCCGGGCGTCTCGTCGTAGCAGATCCCGAGGACCCACTGCTGCTCGGGCGCGTCGCAGCCGGTCGGGTCGGACGTGTACGGCGGGCAGTCGACCCGACGCGACCGGGCCTGCCGCTGCGCGCGGACCAGGGCGCCGACGTCGACGCGGTAGTCCGCGCAGACCACGATGTCCTCCCCGCACGGGCCCAGGGCGTAGCCGGGCCGGACCGTGACGGTGTCGTCGCAGTTGCTGCACACCACCTCGAGCCCGCCGACCACTCCGGTGCCGTGCAGGTACTTGTTCTGCATCCGAGACTTGCCGACGAGGTACTCGTCCAACCGCCGGAAGTCGGTGTCCGTGATCAGCTGCCCGGCGAAGAACCGGGGGCGGCACAGGCACTGCAGGCTGTTGCAGGTCTCGCACGTCGAGCAGCCGCACCCGCAACCCGTGGTCGGCTGCGTCCTCGCGCTGAGCGTGTCACTGGACATGGTCGCCTCGCCTCCTCATCTCGTCGTGTCAGTCGAGCACCGGGTAGAGCCAGCTCTCGAAGGTGCCGCCCTGGATGCCGTGCTTCTCGCCCTTCGGGCGGTCGCCCGTGGGGAGACCGGCGCGCGCGAACTCCGCGTCCACCGCGCGTTCTCGCGCGTCCAGCACGAACTCGCCGCGGAGCTTGACCCACAGGTCGACACCGCGCGGGTCCCCCAGTGCGCCGAACAAGGCGTCGAGGAAGCGCTCATGGAAGACGAACGACAGGGCGTCGGGCTCGCTCGTCTTGTCCGTCGCCAACGTGATCCGGCCGGTCGCGTCGATCGCCTGCACCTCGGTCAGCACCACCTGGCCGAGCACGTGACAGCGGCACCGGTAGAAGGCGTCGAGCTCGGCCTGCTTCGCGGCCACCTCCCGGTCCTCCGCCTCTCGTGGCGGGAACGTGTACCGCACGTGCGGCGCCTCGACCGTGAGCACGTGCTGGACGTCAGGCAGCGTGAACCCCTCCGGGGCCAGGTGCACGGTCTCGGTGAACTGGATCGTCACGCCCCGGCGCCGCCGGCCGTCGATCTCCAGCGTCTCCAGGTCCTGGACCAGGATCATGTCGGCGTGCGTCCAGCTCAGGGCGGCGATCTGGACCAGGCCCGCCTCCAGCCCCGGGCCTGCGGGCCCTTGTGGGCCGGGCACCCCTGCGGAACCCGTCGCACCGTCTGCACCGGCGGCACCGGCGGCCCCCGGTGGACCCTGCGGCCCGGGTTCACCCGTGTCGCCCTTCTCCCCCGCGGGCCCCTCTGGCCCCGCCGGCCCTTCTGGCCCTTCTGGCCCTTCTGGCCCCGCCGGCCCCACTGGTCCCTCTGGCCCCGCAGGCCCGGTCTCCCCTCCCGTGCCGCCGTGCTCCAGCAGGCACTCGACGGTCTCGCTGATCACCTGCGTGCTGCGCAGCACGCTCCGGCCTGCGTGGTTGTCGATGCGGGCGATCTGGGCCGCCAGGTCGGCCTCGGCGGTCGCCTCGGCGTCGGCGTCGAGGACCACGAAGCCGGGCCGGTACCCGTGGATGGTGGCCAGCACGACGCACGAGCACGCCGAGTCTTCGCAGATCGGGCACCCGGGCAGCGTGTTCCAGTGCTCCGTGCAGGCGCCCGTCGCCGGAACGTCGGGCTCGGGCTCGGGCCCGGGCTCGTCCAGCCCGGGCTCGTCCAGCCCGGGCTCCTCCAGCCCAGCCTCCGCCGGCGCAGGCTCGTCCGGCGCAGGCTCGTCCGGCGCAGGCTCGTCCGGCGCAGGCTCGTCCGGCGCAGGCTCGTCCGGCCCGGGCGGGAGGACGACGGCGTCGACGTCCCAGGACTCGAGCACCCGGTTCGGGGCGGTCTGGCCGTCGTCGCCCCCGCAGTCGTCGTACAGCACCGGCACCGGATCGGTGTCGCACTCGCGGTAGCGCAGGCACAGCCGCACTTCGTGCACGGCCTCGGGATCGGCTCCAGGTCCGGACAGTGCCGCGAGTGCGGGCAGGGTCGCCAGCTCGAGCCGGTAGCGGTCGGTCACGATGATCTCGTTGCCGCAGCAGTCGATAGCGGTCCCGGGCGTGATGACGACGATCCGGTCCCGGCAGTCCGGCGCCGTGTCCTGCTCGACGACGAGCCCGCACGCGACGCCGCAGCCGTGCAGCCGCTGGTTGTGGTGGCGGATCTTGTCGCGCACGTACTGCTGCTCGTCGATGAAGTCCTGCGGCAGCATCAGCTTGCCGTACCAGTAGCTGTTGCGGGTGAACGGGCCGTAGGTGCACTGGCCGCCGCCCCCGCAGCCGCAGCCGACCGGGTGCGCCCCGCCTGCGCCGTGACGGGTCGGGCTCGACGTGGTGGTGCTCATGCGAGACACCTCTTCCGGATCGGGCCGGGAGTCCCCGGCGCGTGCGGTCTCATGGCTGGCCTCCGAGCACGGAGGTGGAACCGAGGCGACGCGGCGCACCGAGGTGCGCGTCGTTCCCGGTGAGGACGGCGGTGCCGAGCGCGGTCCCGCCCACCGTGATCCCGCTGGGGATGCGGGCGACGACGGCGTCGAGGCCGAGCGAGGACTGCAGGCCGATGCGGAACCGTGGCTCGACGTAGCGCACGTCCCCTGCGGTGTGCGCGGGCGTCGCGAACCGCAGCAGGCCGTCCACGACCTTGCGCTGCTGTGGCGTGCGCCCGGCAGACGCGGGCAGGAACACCGTGTACTTGTGCGCGTAGACGTGGAACGGGTCGCGCAGCGGGTCCTGACTGGTCTTGAGCTGCGTGACACCCACGGTGGCCCCCAGCCCCAGCCGGCTGCGGTTCGCGATCGCGGCGCCCCACACCATGGCGTCGGCGCCGATGCGGCTGACGCCGTTGCGCAACCAGCGCCGCAGGCGGAAGTGTTCGAGGATCAGCGGCGGCGGTTCCCAGCAGCGCGTCCGCACCGCGACCTCGTCGAGGCCGAGCACGATGATCAGCAGCTCGCGCAGCCCCACGGTGGTGCCGCGGGTGTCATACAGCCGCGCGGAGGCGCCGAGCAGACGCCGACGCGTCGCCTCGGGCAGCCGGGGGTCCTGCGCGAGCCCCACCCAGCGCGACAGCCAGTCGAGCCACGGCGTGGCCCCGGGGTCGAGCGCCGCAGGCAGGGCGTCGATGCGGGCCTCGGTCGAACGCAGCTCGCGGTCGAACAGCGCGAGGAAACGGTCGGTGAACGACGCCGCGTCCCGGTCCTCGCCGTAGACCGCCGGCAGGTAGCGCCGCAGGCTGATGCGCGGGAACTCCACCTCGACGCCGGTCAGCACGGCGCCCGCCGCGCCCGTGCCGGTCAGGTCCAGGTGCACCCAGCAGAACCTGCCCGGGTCGGAGTCGACCAGACAGTCCCCGCCGTCTGGCGTCGGGCCCGTCACGGTGATGCCGGTGCTCCAGCGCGGGTCGGCGGGCGCTGGCACGTCGGCGCCGTCGAGCACGTCGTGCGCCGTCAGGGTGCGCACCGTGACGGTGCAGCCCGCGGGGATCGCACCGTGCAGCACCACGCGGTGCCATATGCACGTCTCGATCAAGGAGTCGAGCGGGCCCAGCACCACCGAGCCCTCGGTGCGGAACGGGTGCACCGCCGGCCAGGGCACCGGTGCGGTGGGGTTGCCGGCCAGGTCGTAGGCGTCGGCCGCGGTCACGCCCGCGTCGGGCGTGCAGAGCGGCGCTAGGACGAGGTTCCCCGAGGCGTCCAGCTCGAACGGCAGCGGGGCGAACCCCTCGGCGAGGTCCTCCGCGGGGCAGCAGGCGGGTCCCACCGCGTCGCCGTCGAGCCGCAAGGCCTCGACCGGGCTCGCCGCGAAGACCGTGCCGTCCAGGGCGACGGCGAGGCGGTCGGCGGCTCCGGTCCCCGCCGTCGCACCGAGGTATCGGCCGACCCAGGCGAACGTGTGAACCATGCCGTTCGCCGGGTCGGCCACGCGCACCTGACGGTGCGCGTCGACCACCACGCCGCGCGGCTGCCACGGCCCCGACGGTGCGGTGGTGGGTCGCCACCTGCCCTCCATCTGGGCCGTGGGCAGCGCCAGGACGGCGAGCCAGCCCTCGGTGGCGGCGAAGAGCCGGTTGCCGCGGACGGCGATCGGCCCGAGCGCGCCGTCGACGGCCCGCACCTCGACGAACCGGCACGTGCACGGGTCGAACCGCAGCAACCGCCCCGTGGCGGCGTCGAGCAGCCAGATCGTGCCGTCCTCGGCGACCGCGACGTTCGCCGGTAGGCGCAGCCCTCCGAACGTGCCGGCCGGGTCGGTCATCGGGCGCAGGCCCGCCGGGTCGCGAGCCAGGCGCAGCGCCCCGCCCGCCACGACCACCGTGGGCTCGACGCCCTGGGCCGCGCAGACGCGCCAGCCGGTCGCGGCGTCGAGCAGCAGCGACAGCGGGTCGTGGGGCGGGCGTCGCACGGGCGCCATCGTGACGACGCTCATCACGCCTCCCCCGCGTAGGCGCCGGACACCTGGTGGGCCGTGGAGAACACGAGCGCACCGGCGGCGATCGGCACGTCGCGGCACTCGGGCTGCTCGACGCCGTCGAGCGAGACGAACAGGTGGTCGACCGAGTCGACGCCCGGGACGTCGAGCACCTTGCCGAACACGCGCGAGAAGGACACGGCCCCGCCGAACGGCCAGCCCGTCCCGGCGTCGCCACCGGTCAGCGGGTGGAAGTACGCGAGCAGCGCCGCGTCGATCTCGCGCAGCACCCGGGCCTGGTCGGCCGTCTCGGCGACGACGACCCGCACCTCCACGCTCACGCGCTGGTACGTGGGCGGTGCCACGTACACCTCGGTGGTCAGCAGCCGCCGCTGCTGCAGCTCGGCACAGACCGTCCGCAGCGTGCCCTCGCTCGGCACGGGCCGGGCGGAGTCCGACCGCGGCACCACGACGACGGTCACGACGCCCGGGATCGGGGTCTCGGGGAACTGCGGGTGGTACAGCGGGAACGCCTTGGCGCGCGCGATGTTCGCGGCACGGACCGCGAACAGCTCGAAGTCGTCGGTGGTCACCGCCCGCTCGCGCGCGCGGACGGACGCCGGCGCGCGCAGCTTGGCGGAGTCGATCGTCTCCTCGTCCGACCCGCCATAGCTGGGCCGGACGTTGACCACCGTGGCGTCGTCGATACCCTCCAGGGCGCTGCGCAGCATCGTGAGGGTGCCTGCGGCGACGTTGCCGGACGTGCCGCCGCCGTACCGGTAGCTCGCCGCGACCACGTTGGCCCCCGGGTTGTCCGGGTTGGCGATCGGCACCGCACCGTGCACGCCGTCGCCGAACCGGATCTCCCCCGTCGTCCGGTTGAGCACGAACACCGGGTCCGCCGGTCCCTGCGCGTACAGGTCGGGCACCTCGCGCCAGGTCTCCGCACCCGACCTCTGGTCGACCGTGAGCGTCAGCGACCCGTCGAGCACCGGCGTCTGGGACAGCGCGAAGACCTGGTCGCGGCGTCCGTTCGATCCGCCGAGCACCTCGCCCTCGACGGTCTCCATCTGGGTGAGCGTCATCGTGTTGGGGCGGATCGCGAGGATCCGCGGGGCCCGCTCGTACTGGCTGGAGGCGACCAGCGCGCGCAGCCAGAACAAGGGCTCCGGCGCCGGGGCGATGGTCGTGGCCACCAGCGCGCTCGCGGGCGTGCGCACCACGATCGAGCCGCTGCGCGTCAGCGCCGCCGTCCGGTCCTCGAGGACGGTCAGCTCGGCCCAGTCGGTCCCGTCCCAGTACTGCCAGCGGAGCGTCGCCGGGCGGAACCGGTCGGCCCCCGGACCACAGGTCACGGGCGACGTCCCGCCGTGCTCGGAGTCCACCCAGGCGTAGAACGTCACCTCGGTCTGCGGGAACGGCTCGGTGGCGTCGAACCCGAGCAGCAGCGCCGCCCCGGCGTTGGCCGCCGGGCCGAACGGCTCGTACCCGGTGGCGTCGGCGTCGGCCCGCGTAGCGTCGGTGTGCGCCGCACCGTCGTAGACGAGCACCGTCTTGCGCACGTGCTTGAGACACGTCAGGGCACGTTCGGCCTCGAACACCAGCGGCGGGCCGCCACCCGGCGTCTCGGCGATGACCTGCGTGCGCCGGGGAACCTGCACGGTCGCGGGCGCCGTCGCCTTCACACCGAAGGAGATCTCCACCTGCGCGGGCCGGGCCGGGGTCAGCTCGACGCCGAGAAGCTGCAGGAACTTCAGGTACAGCAGGTCGGGCACCCGGTTCATCCGGTAGGCGAGCGTCTCACCCAGCCACGCGAACACCTGCAGCATCGTGATGCCCGGGTCGGAGTCGTTGATGTCGGTCCACACCGGTTTCCACTCCGGGGTGTACCGGGCGATCTGCGAGCGCATCTCGGCGAGGATCGCGTCGTGGTCGCGGTCGTCGAGCACCGGGATGGCATCCTCGAGGGGCATGGTCACCACCCCTCGGTGATGTAGAACGGGTAGACGAGGTTGGCTCGGGCGTTGTTGTCCCGGATCCGGTAGTCGATGCGCACGAGCAGCACGGTGGGCTGGCCGGGTGCCTGCTCCACGTCGACCGTCATGACGTCGATGCGTGGCTCGTACCGCACCAGCGCTTCACGCACGTCGGCGGCGACGTCAGCGATGGTCGCGGCGCTGCCCGGGGCGAACACGAGGTCGTGGATGCCGCACCCGAAGTCCGGCAGCATGACGCGCTCGCCGCGGCCGGTGGACAGGACGAGGTAGATCGACTCCTCGATCTTCTGCTCGAGGCTCGACGTCGCGATCGCCCCCGCCGGTGTGACCTGCAGGGGGAACCGCAGGCCGACGCCCAGGTACTCACGGTCCATCTCGGTCCTCCTCACGGGAGCGTCACCTTCACGCCGCCACCCGCGGGCTCGTAGGTGATCCGGCCGGTCTCCAGGTCGCCCGCGACGACGACGCGCCGGCCCGGCGCCGGTCGCAGCTCGATGCCGCCATCGGGAAGCAGCACGACGGCGGCGCCTGCCGCGTTCTCCAGCCGCACCTGCGCCCCGGGCGCGTCGCGGAGCACGCGCAGTCCGCCGATGACCTGCCGGGACGCGTCCTTGAGCAGTGCCCGCAGCAAGGTCGCGTCCTCCGCCTTCTCACCGTCGTCGGGACCGAGCACGAGCAGGCCGGACTCGGCGGCCGAGACGAACGTGACCGGAGGGCTCGGCGGGCCCGAGACGAGCGCACCGTCCTTGCCGGCGAACGCCCCGCGGAAGGTGTAGTGCGGGTACCCGGCCGTGGCGGAGGCGAAAGCCGGTGCGCCCGTCGAGTCCGTGGCTCCCGCTGCGACGAGGATGCCGCTCCACGGCTGCGGGCTGCCCGCCTCGTACGCGAGCTGCCCCGGCGTGAAGGTCTGCCCGGCGACGTCGGGCACCCACGCCTTGGCGGCGTCGTCCCACACCTGTGCCGGGGTCCCGGGGGCAGTACGGCGCTGCACGGCGAACCCGAACACGTCGAGGTCGGGCGGCGTGCTCGGCACACCGTCCAGGGTCACCGCTCCCAGACGGACCGTGACGGGCCGTTCGAGGGCCGCGACTCCCCCACCGGCGTCCGTGAGCTCCACGGCCGGGGCGGGGACTGTCAGGACGGCGCTCACAGGAGGTTCCCCACTCCGGGCGTGTAGCTGGTCGACACGACGGCCTGGCTGATCAGGGTCGAGCACTGGAGGACGCCGGACACCTGCACCATGGCCGCGTCGAGCCGGATCATCGGCGCGCTGATCGCGACCGACGGCGCGGTCACCTTGACCTCTGCCGTCGCCGTCACCTCGGCGGCGAGAGCGGTCACCTTGACGGAGGCGGTCGGCGCGCTCACGGTCACTCCCGTGTCGGCGACCGCGACGCTCACACCCGCCTGGGTGCGCACGGTGACCGCGCTCGGGGCGTCGGTGACGGTCACGGTCGTCCCGGACGTCGTCTCGACCGTGATCTCGGCGGGCGAGTCGGTCATCGTCACCTTCTGCCCGGCGGCCGAGGCCAGCAGGACCGTGCCGTCGCCGTCGCGCAGCTCGAGCCGGTGCCCGCCCTGGGACTTGAGGACGATCTGCTCCTTGCCGCCGCGGTCGTCGAGGTCGAGGACGTGCCCGCTCACGGAGCGCACCCGCCGCACGTGCTTGTCGATCCCGTCCTGGAGCGGCGGCTTGTCGACCCCGTTGTGCAGGAACCCGAGCACGTACGGGTGGTCGATGTCGCCGTGGTCGAACGCCACCAGCGCCTCGTCGTCGACCTCCGGCAGGTAGAAGTAGCCGCGCTCCTTGCCCGCCAGGGGCGAGGAGATCGACACCCAGCCGGACTGCATGGAGTCCTCGGCTCCGAGCCAGGGGAAGCGCAGGCGCACGCGACCCAGCTCGTCAGGGTCGTCGACGTCGGAGACGAGGGCGATGACGATCCCCCCGATGCGGGTCATGGTCGGATGTGCCATCGCCCTAGCCCTTCGTGTCCTGGGGCTGCTCGCGCCGGCAGTCGAACGTGGTGACGTACCCGTTGTCGTCGAACGTGTGGGTCGTCTTGGTGATGAAGTACTCCCCGCTGAGGCGGGCGCCGACGCCGTCGATCTGCACCACCTGGCCGGCGCGGAGCTGCGGCAGCCCCACGACCTTGACGCCCTCGGCCGTGATGAGCCGCTTGACCTGTTCGACCAGGATCGCGATCGCTCGCTCGCGCGCGTGACAGTTCTCGAAGATCGGCTCGTCGGTGACGATCTCCTCGCGCTCGTTGCACCGGAGCATCCGGAACAGGTCGGTGTTGACGTCGATCCGAGGGTCGTCGAGCCTGACCGTGCGCGAGATCGGCTCCTTGGCAGTCCGGTTCCAGCCCTTGACCGTCACGGACCGCACCTGCGACGCGGTGGAGATCACCGGCTTGAACACCATGAGCGACCGGCCCCACGTCAACCGGTACCTCACCGTTCGGAAACCGGGGATGAACCCGGGCCGGGCCGGGCCGAAGTAGAGCCGCCGCTCGATCTTCTGGTCCTTGTCCGCCTCCTGGACGAAGATGACGAACCCGCGTGCCCGGGCCCGTTGCCACATGAAGTCGAGGTCGGTCTGCCTGTTCTGCGTGATGACGGGGACGGGCTTCTCGTTCTGCGTGGCGTCCGGGTCGATGTACACCGGCAGCGGGAACCGCTTCCTGCCGTTGTCGCTGCGCTGGGCCAGATCCGCGATGACCTCGGTGTCCCTCTTGCCGTGCCAGGTGTCCGAGTACTGCTTGCCGCGCAGCTGGTGCAGCACGTTCTGCCCGGTCACCTTGAGCACGGCGCCGCCGTCGGTGAACTCCGGCTGCATCGTGGTGAACGTCCCGCGGACCATCGTCACGAGGTCGTTGCCGTACCCGAGCCGGACCTCCACCTCCTTGCCGCAGGACTCGAAGAGCGTGCGCAGGGCGTGGTTCCTGTGCCCCGGCGTGAGCTCGTCCGCGGTCTCCGAACCGATGTAGCGGAACTCGTGCCGCTCGTCGTCCCAGTTGTTCACGACGAGGGTGAACGAATCGATCGTCTCGATCGAGTCCACGTACGTCAGCGACACGATGTCCTTCGCGATGTCCCGGGGCAGCCCCTGGCCGTCGATGAGGATCTCCATGCGCGGCACGTAGAAGCCGCCGTACTCGGTCGACTGCTGCGCGAGCGGGGTGAAGGTGTCGGTGCTCATCGCGTCACCGCCCCGGACGTCGGCGGCACGCGCACCGATGAACCGACGACGAGGCGCCGCGGGTCGTCCAGCCCGTTGGCGTCCGCCAGGTGGCGCCACCGCGCCGGCTCGTCCAGGTACCGCCAGGCGAGCAGCGGCAGGTTCTCGCCGTCGGCGACCACGTGGTCACGCGTGTGGTCGGAGGACTTGAGCCCGAGCTCCTTGAGCTGCTGCTCCAGGGGCCGGTACTCCTCCATCGTGACGTCGAGCACCGCACGGAGCGGGACGCCGTCGGGGTTGAACAGCGAGAAGGTCTGCTTGACGTTCGTGACGAGCCCGGTGAACTCGGTGCGCCGCTGGTTCTCGTACATCGCAGGGAGCTCGGCCCCGGGGAACTTCTCGTTCCACGCGAACGTGCACACCGCCGACGCGTGCGTCTCGGGGTCGATCTTGACCAGCCCGTAGAACTTGTCCGTCTCTCGGGTCACCGACTCGGCCTTGGCGCCCGTGCCCTTCTCGGTCGAGTCGAAGAAGAGCTGGACGGTGAGCTTCTCGCTCAGGCCCCGCACGAACTGGCGCACCGGGGCGTCCAGCCCGGGGATCGCGAGCTCGGCGATCTTCGGCGACTTGTCGAGCACCAGCGAGCTCGGGTTGAACTGCACCTTGAGCTCGTCGGTCGTGCCCCTCTTGCGCCGGACCTTGAACCGGGCGGGCTCCGTCTTGGCCACCGCACTCACCCCCGCTCCGCGTCGCGCTGCATCTCGACGACGGAGCGCGGGTCGAGCTCACGCCGCAGCGCGCGACGGTCGGCGTCGTCGGCGGCCAGCCGGGCGCGCACCCGGTCCGCGATCCGGTCGACGTCCTCGGCCGTCAGCCCGTGGACCTCGGTCGTGCTCAGCTCGTCGATCCGTACGTCCATCACAGGCTCACCTTCGCCAGACCCGCGGCTTCCTTGAGCAGCGAGAGCTGCCACAGCCCCTCGTGTGCGAGCTCGAGCGTCTCGACGGCGACGTCCTTGCCGACGGCGTTGAGCGCCGGACCCGTGAACTTGACTGGGAACGCCCGGCGGACGGTCCATACGTTGTGCGGGATGCGCAGGCCGTCGAACAGGATGATGAGCCCGTCCTTGCGCTGGACCTTGCCCTCGCCGAACCCGTACAGCCAGTCCCACCCGGACTGGCTGATCCGGGACACGCCCCGCTTGAGCACGAGGTTCGACCAGGTGGTGCGGGTGGGGAACCGCAGGTCGCCGTCGTGGCGCCCGCCGACGGCCAGCTTGTGGTCGGTCTGCACCATCTCCAGGCCCGAGCACTCGGAGAACCCGCCGAGCAGCACGTCGCCGATCACCGTCGCGGCGATCGACAGCGCCGACGACGTGTCGGCGAACATGACCACGAAGTTGTGGTTGAGCGGTGGGTCCAGGCGGAGCCCGGTGATCTCGGTCACGACGCTCATGGCGCACCTCCCGTCAGCGCGCCTGCCGGGACGGCGTCGGAGCGCACCACCAGCGAGTCGCCCACCCGGCCGACGCGTACGAGGACGAACTCCAGGGGCAGCACGGGTGCGACCAGCACGTCGACGACGAGCTCGCCGCGGTCGGTGACCTGCGGCGGGTTGTTGTCGGGGTCGCTGACGACCCGGAACGACTCGTCCGGCGTGGCTCCGGCCAGCGCCCCCGACTCGTGCAGGCCGAGCAGGAGCATCGTCGCGGTCATCGTCACCCGCGCCCGCGTGAGCATCCCGTTCGGCTCGAACACGACCCACTGCAGCGCGAGCTCCAACGCCTTCTCGATCATCGACAGCAGCCGCCGGACGGGGACGTACCGCCAGTCCGGGTCGCTCGAGCAGGTGCGGGCGCCCAGCAGCCGCAACCCGCGGCCCGCCACGGTGCGCGCCACGTTGACTCCGGCGTCGTTGAGGACGCCGTGCCGCTCGGCGTCGACGTCGACGCTGGCCCGGAGCGTCCAGTCCAGGACGGAGCCGGCCGCGGCCCGGTGCACGCCGACGGCGAGGTCCGTGGCGGCGTAGGCGCCGGCGACGTGGCCGCTGGGCGGCACGAGGCGCACGTTCCCACCGGCCGGGGTCAGCGGGTCCAGCACTCCGAGCCACGGGTAGCTCAGTGCTGCCCGCGGCGAGTCGAACCGGGCACGCCAGTCCAGCACCGCGCTCGTCCCGCCGGCGGCATCGGTGGCGGCCGCCCACGGCGGGTCGAGCAGCGCGAACCGGTAGCG
The Xylanimonas cellulosilytica DSM 15894 DNA segment above includes these coding regions:
- a CDS encoding phage tail protein, coding for MSVVTMAPVRRPPHDPLSLLLDAATGWRVCAAQGVEPTVVVAGGALRLARDPAGLRPMTDPAGTFGGLRLPANVAVAEDGTIWLLDAATGRLLRFDPCTCRFVEVRAVDGALGPIAVRGNRLFAATEGWLAVLALPTAQMEGRWRPTTAPSGPWQPRGVVVDAHRQVRVADPANGMVHTFAWVGRYLGATAGTGAADRLAVALDGTVFAASPVEALRLDGDAVGPACCPAEDLAEGFAPLPFELDASGNLVLAPLCTPDAGVTAADAYDLAGNPTAPVPWPAVHPFRTEGSVVLGPLDSLIETCIWHRVVLHGAIPAGCTVTVRTLTAHDVLDGADVPAPADPRWSTGITVTGPTPDGGDCLVDSDPGRFCWVHLDLTGTGAAGAVLTGVEVEFPRISLRRYLPAVYGEDRDAASFTDRFLALFDRELRSTEARIDALPAALDPGATPWLDWLSRWVGLAQDPRLPEATRRRLLGASARLYDTRGTTVGLRELLIIVLGLDEVAVRTRCWEPPPLILEHFRLRRWLRNGVSRIGADAMVWGAAIANRSRLGLGATVGVTQLKTSQDPLRDPFHVYAHKYTVFLPASAGRTPQQRKVVDGLLRFATPAHTAGDVRYVEPRFRIGLQSSLGLDAVVARIPSGITVGGTALGTAVLTGNDAHLGAPRRLGSTSVLGGQP
- a CDS encoding putative baseplate assembly protein, translated to MPLEDAIPVLDDRDHDAILAEMRSQIARYTPEWKPVWTDINDSDPGITMLQVFAWLGETLAYRMNRVPDLLYLKFLQLLGVELTPARPAQVEISFGVKATAPATVQVPRRTQVIAETPGGGPPLVFEAERALTCLKHVRKTVLVYDGAAHTDATRADADATGYEPFGPAANAGAALLLGFDATEPFPQTEVTFYAWVDSEHGGTSPVTCGPGADRFRPATLRWQYWDGTDWAELTVLEDRTAALTRSGSIVVRTPASALVATTIAPAPEPLFWLRALVASSQYERAPRILAIRPNTMTLTQMETVEGEVLGGSNGRRDQVFALSQTPVLDGSLTLTVDQRSGAETWREVPDLYAQGPADPVFVLNRTTGEIRFGDGVHGAVPIANPDNPGANVVAASYRYGGGTSGNVAAGTLTMLRSALEGIDDATVVNVRPSYGGSDEETIDSAKLRAPASVRARERAVTTDDFELFAVRAANIARAKAFPLYHPQFPETPIPGVVTVVVVPRSDSARPVPSEGTLRTVCAELQQRRLLTTEVYVAPPTYQRVSVEVRVVVAETADQARVLREIDAALLAYFHPLTGGDAGTGWPFGGAVSFSRVFGKVLDVPGVDSVDHLFVSLDGVEQPECRDVPIAAGALVFSTAHQVSGAYAGEA
- a CDS encoding GPW/gp25 family protein encodes the protein MRRTEMDREYLGVGLRFPLQVTPAGAIATSSLEQKIEESIYLVLSTGRGERVMLPDFGCGIHDLVFAPGSAATIADVAADVREALVRYEPRIDVMTVDVEQAPGQPTVLLVRIDYRIRDNNARANLVYPFYITEGW
- a CDS encoding phage baseplate assembly protein V; amino-acid sequence: MAHPTMTRIGGIVIALVSDVDDPDELGRVRLRFPWLGAEDSMQSGWVSISSPLAGKERGYFYLPEVDDEALVAFDHGDIDHPYVLGFLHNGVDKPPLQDGIDKHVRRVRSVSGHVLDLDDRGGKEQIVLKSQGGHRLELRDGDGTVLLASAAGQKVTMTDSPAEITVETTSGTTVTVTDAPSAVTVRTQAGVSVAVADTGVTVSAPTASVKVTALAAEVTATAEVKVTAPSVAISAPMIRLDAAMVQVSGVLQCSTLISQAVVSTSYTPGVGNLL
- a CDS encoding phage late control D family protein gives rise to the protein MSTDTFTPLAQQSTEYGGFYVPRMEILIDGQGLPRDIAKDIVSLTYVDSIETIDSFTLVVNNWDDERHEFRYIGSETADELTPGHRNHALRTLFESCGKEVEVRLGYGNDLVTMVRGTFTTMQPEFTDGGAVLKVTGQNVLHQLRGKQYSDTWHGKRDTEVIADLAQRSDNGRKRFPLPVYIDPDATQNEKPVPVITQNRQTDLDFMWQRARARGFVIFVQEADKDQKIERRLYFGPARPGFIPGFRTVRYRLTWGRSLMVFKPVISTASQVRSVTVKGWNRTAKEPISRTVRLDDPRIDVNTDLFRMLRCNEREEIVTDEPIFENCHARERAIAILVEQVKRLITAEGVKVVGLPQLRAGQVVQIDGVGARLSGEYFITKTTHTFDDNGYVTTFDCRREQPQDTKG
- a CDS encoding CIS tube protein translates to MAKTEPARFKVRRKRGTTDELKVQFNPSSLVLDKSPKIAELAIPGLDAPVRQFVRGLSEKLTVQLFFDSTEKGTGAKAESVTRETDKFYGLVKIDPETHASAVCTFAWNEKFPGAELPAMYENQRRTEFTGLVTNVKQTFSLFNPDGVPLRAVLDVTMEEYRPLEQQLKELGLKSSDHTRDHVVADGENLPLLAWRYLDEPARWRHLADANGLDDPRRLVVGSSVRVPPTSGAVTR
- a CDS encoding phage tail protein; this translates as MSVVTEITGLRLDPPLNHNFVVMFADTSSALSIAATVIGDVLLGGFSECSGLEMVQTDHKLAVGGRHDGDLRFPTRTTWSNLVLKRGVSRISQSGWDWLYGFGEGKVQRKDGLIILFDGLRIPHNVWTVRRAFPVKFTGPALNAVGKDVAVETLELAHEGLWQLSLLKEAAGLAKVSL